A section of the Cervus canadensis isolate Bull #8, Minnesota chromosome 8, ASM1932006v1, whole genome shotgun sequence genome encodes:
- the NUDT13 gene encoding NAD(P)H pyrophosphatase NUDT13, mitochondrial isoform X4, with protein sequence MKAEVETALQGSFIKLTKALFELNVKDASLLSTAQALLRWHDAHQFCSRSGQPTKKNVSGSKRVCPSNNIIYYPQVAPVVITLVSDGTRCLLVRQSSFPKGMYSALAGFCDIGESLEETVRREIAEEVGLEVDRLHYSASQHWPFPHSTLMIACHATVKPGQTDLQVNLRELEAAAWFSRDEVAAVLRRNHPSNQQQSGAVPFWLPPKLAIAHQLIKEWVEKPTCSPLPA encoded by the exons ATG AAAGCTGAAGTGGAGACAGCCCTCCAAGGGTCGTTCATTAAGCTGACAAAGGCTCTCTTTGAGCTGAATGTGAAGGAtgcctccttgctgtccacg GCTCAGGCTCTTCTTCGTTGGCATGATGCTCATCAGTTCTGCAGCAGAAGTGGGCAGCCCACCAAGAAGAATGTGTCTGGTAGCAAGCGTGTGTGCCCTTCCAATAACATCATCTATTATCCACAG GTGGCACCTGTGGTGATCACTCTGGTGTCAGATGGAACTCGATGCCTGCTTGTCCGCCAGAGTTCCTTTCCCAAGGGAATGTATTCTGCCTTGGCAGGTTTTTGTGATATAG GTGAAAGTCTGGAAGAGACTGTCCGGCGAGAAATTGCGGAAGAGGTGGGATTGGAGGTGGACAGACTGCATTACTCTGCATCCCAGCATTGGCCCTTTCCTCACAGCACGCTCATGATTGCTTGTCATGCAACTGTGAAGCCAGGGCAGACAGAC CTCCAGGTGAACTTGAGAGAATTAGAAGCAGCTGCCTGGTTCAGTCGTGATGAGGTGGCCGCAGTCCTGAGAAGAAACCACCCATCTAATCAGCAACAGAGTGGGGCTGTCCCATTCTGGCTGCCCCCCAAGTTAGCCATTGCCCACCAACTGATAAAGGAGTGGGTGGAAAAACCAACCTGTTCTCCCCTGCCTGCTTAG
- the NUDT13 gene encoding NAD(P)H pyrophosphatase NUDT13, mitochondrial isoform X1 translates to MSLYCGTACRRKFFGGYRLLSTYVTKTRYLFELKEDDDACKKAQQTGAFYLFHNLAPLLQKSEHQYVAPQHSLLELERLLGKFGQDSQILEDSVLIGCSEQQEAWFALDLGLNSSSSINASLQKAEVETALQGSFIKLTKALFELNVKDASLLSTAQALLRWHDAHQFCSRSGQPTKKNVSGSKRVCPSNNIIYYPQVAPVVITLVSDGTRCLLVRQSSFPKGMYSALAGFCDIGESLEETVRREIAEEVGLEVDRLHYSASQHWPFPHSTLMIACHATVKPGQTDLQVNLRELEAAAWFSRDEVAAVLRRNHPSNQQQSGAVPFWLPPKLAIAHQLIKEWVEKPTCSPLPA, encoded by the exons ATGTCCCTGTATTGTGGAACTGCTTGCAGGAGAAAATTTTTTGGGGGCTATAGGCTGCTGTCAACCTATGTTACTAAGACACG GTATTTATTTGAACTGAAAGAAGATGATGATGCATGTAAAAAAGCCCAGCAGACAGGAGCATTTTACCTCTTTCACAACTTGGCTCCTTTGCTTCAGAAATCAGAACATCAGTACGTGGCCCCCCAGCATAGCCTATTAG AGTTGGAAAGGCTCCTGGGTAAGTTTGGACAAGACTCACAAATACTAGAAGATTCCGTGCTAATTGGATGCTCAGAACAGCAAGAAGCATGGTTTGCTCTGGATCTAGGTCTAAATAGCTCTTCTTCCATAAATG ctTCCTTACAGAAAGCTGAAGTGGAGACAGCCCTCCAAGGGTCGTTCATTAAGCTGACAAAGGCTCTCTTTGAGCTGAATGTGAAGGAtgcctccttgctgtccacg GCTCAGGCTCTTCTTCGTTGGCATGATGCTCATCAGTTCTGCAGCAGAAGTGGGCAGCCCACCAAGAAGAATGTGTCTGGTAGCAAGCGTGTGTGCCCTTCCAATAACATCATCTATTATCCACAG GTGGCACCTGTGGTGATCACTCTGGTGTCAGATGGAACTCGATGCCTGCTTGTCCGCCAGAGTTCCTTTCCCAAGGGAATGTATTCTGCCTTGGCAGGTTTTTGTGATATAG GTGAAAGTCTGGAAGAGACTGTCCGGCGAGAAATTGCGGAAGAGGTGGGATTGGAGGTGGACAGACTGCATTACTCTGCATCCCAGCATTGGCCCTTTCCTCACAGCACGCTCATGATTGCTTGTCATGCAACTGTGAAGCCAGGGCAGACAGAC CTCCAGGTGAACTTGAGAGAATTAGAAGCAGCTGCCTGGTTCAGTCGTGATGAGGTGGCCGCAGTCCTGAGAAGAAACCACCCATCTAATCAGCAACAGAGTGGGGCTGTCCCATTCTGGCTGCCCCCCAAGTTAGCCATTGCCCACCAACTGATAAAGGAGTGGGTGGAAAAACCAACCTGTTCTCCCCTGCCTGCTTAG
- the NUDT13 gene encoding NAD(P)H pyrophosphatase NUDT13, mitochondrial isoform X2, translating into MLEIRLHLRYLFELKEDDDACKKAQQTGAFYLFHNLAPLLQKSEHQYVAPQHSLLELERLLGKFGQDSQILEDSVLIGCSEQQEAWFALDLGLNSSSSINASLQKAEVETALQGSFIKLTKALFELNVKDASLLSTAQALLRWHDAHQFCSRSGQPTKKNVSGSKRVCPSNNIIYYPQVAPVVITLVSDGTRCLLVRQSSFPKGMYSALAGFCDIGESLEETVRREIAEEVGLEVDRLHYSASQHWPFPHSTLMIACHATVKPGQTDLQVNLRELEAAAWFSRDEVAAVLRRNHPSNQQQSGAVPFWLPPKLAIAHQLIKEWVEKPTCSPLPA; encoded by the exons ATGCTTGAAATAAGACTGCATTTAAg GTATTTATTTGAACTGAAAGAAGATGATGATGCATGTAAAAAAGCCCAGCAGACAGGAGCATTTTACCTCTTTCACAACTTGGCTCCTTTGCTTCAGAAATCAGAACATCAGTACGTGGCCCCCCAGCATAGCCTATTAG AGTTGGAAAGGCTCCTGGGTAAGTTTGGACAAGACTCACAAATACTAGAAGATTCCGTGCTAATTGGATGCTCAGAACAGCAAGAAGCATGGTTTGCTCTGGATCTAGGTCTAAATAGCTCTTCTTCCATAAATG ctTCCTTACAGAAAGCTGAAGTGGAGACAGCCCTCCAAGGGTCGTTCATTAAGCTGACAAAGGCTCTCTTTGAGCTGAATGTGAAGGAtgcctccttgctgtccacg GCTCAGGCTCTTCTTCGTTGGCATGATGCTCATCAGTTCTGCAGCAGAAGTGGGCAGCCCACCAAGAAGAATGTGTCTGGTAGCAAGCGTGTGTGCCCTTCCAATAACATCATCTATTATCCACAG GTGGCACCTGTGGTGATCACTCTGGTGTCAGATGGAACTCGATGCCTGCTTGTCCGCCAGAGTTCCTTTCCCAAGGGAATGTATTCTGCCTTGGCAGGTTTTTGTGATATAG GTGAAAGTCTGGAAGAGACTGTCCGGCGAGAAATTGCGGAAGAGGTGGGATTGGAGGTGGACAGACTGCATTACTCTGCATCCCAGCATTGGCCCTTTCCTCACAGCACGCTCATGATTGCTTGTCATGCAACTGTGAAGCCAGGGCAGACAGAC CTCCAGGTGAACTTGAGAGAATTAGAAGCAGCTGCCTGGTTCAGTCGTGATGAGGTGGCCGCAGTCCTGAGAAGAAACCACCCATCTAATCAGCAACAGAGTGGGGCTGTCCCATTCTGGCTGCCCCCCAAGTTAGCCATTGCCCACCAACTGATAAAGGAGTGGGTGGAAAAACCAACCTGTTCTCCCCTGCCTGCTTAG
- the NUDT13 gene encoding NAD(P)H pyrophosphatase NUDT13, mitochondrial isoform X3 has protein sequence MSLYCGTACRRKFFGGYRLLSTYVTKTRYLFELKEDDDACKKAQQTGAFYLFHNLAPLLQKSEHQYVAPQHSLLELERLLASLQKAEVETALQGSFIKLTKALFELNVKDASLLSTAQALLRWHDAHQFCSRSGQPTKKNVSGSKRVCPSNNIIYYPQVAPVVITLVSDGTRCLLVRQSSFPKGMYSALAGFCDIGESLEETVRREIAEEVGLEVDRLHYSASQHWPFPHSTLMIACHATVKPGQTDLQVNLRELEAAAWFSRDEVAAVLRRNHPSNQQQSGAVPFWLPPKLAIAHQLIKEWVEKPTCSPLPA, from the exons ATGTCCCTGTATTGTGGAACTGCTTGCAGGAGAAAATTTTTTGGGGGCTATAGGCTGCTGTCAACCTATGTTACTAAGACACG GTATTTATTTGAACTGAAAGAAGATGATGATGCATGTAAAAAAGCCCAGCAGACAGGAGCATTTTACCTCTTTCACAACTTGGCTCCTTTGCTTCAGAAATCAGAACATCAGTACGTGGCCCCCCAGCATAGCCTATTAG AGTTGGAAAGGCTCCTGG ctTCCTTACAGAAAGCTGAAGTGGAGACAGCCCTCCAAGGGTCGTTCATTAAGCTGACAAAGGCTCTCTTTGAGCTGAATGTGAAGGAtgcctccttgctgtccacg GCTCAGGCTCTTCTTCGTTGGCATGATGCTCATCAGTTCTGCAGCAGAAGTGGGCAGCCCACCAAGAAGAATGTGTCTGGTAGCAAGCGTGTGTGCCCTTCCAATAACATCATCTATTATCCACAG GTGGCACCTGTGGTGATCACTCTGGTGTCAGATGGAACTCGATGCCTGCTTGTCCGCCAGAGTTCCTTTCCCAAGGGAATGTATTCTGCCTTGGCAGGTTTTTGTGATATAG GTGAAAGTCTGGAAGAGACTGTCCGGCGAGAAATTGCGGAAGAGGTGGGATTGGAGGTGGACAGACTGCATTACTCTGCATCCCAGCATTGGCCCTTTCCTCACAGCACGCTCATGATTGCTTGTCATGCAACTGTGAAGCCAGGGCAGACAGAC CTCCAGGTGAACTTGAGAGAATTAGAAGCAGCTGCCTGGTTCAGTCGTGATGAGGTGGCCGCAGTCCTGAGAAGAAACCACCCATCTAATCAGCAACAGAGTGGGGCTGTCCCATTCTGGCTGCCCCCCAAGTTAGCCATTGCCCACCAACTGATAAAGGAGTGGGTGGAAAAACCAACCTGTTCTCCCCTGCCTGCTTAG